A portion of the Saimiri boliviensis isolate mSaiBol1 chromosome 1, mSaiBol1.pri, whole genome shotgun sequence genome contains these proteins:
- the LOC104652094 gene encoding LOW QUALITY PROTEIN: uncharacterized protein LOC104652094 (The sequence of the model RefSeq protein was modified relative to this genomic sequence to represent the inferred CDS: inserted 5 bases in 3 codons; deleted 2 bases in 1 codon; substituted 1 base at 1 genomic stop codon): MAHTPPCLGLLTCHHHPDSCPSFHPFHPAMVPPGMQATAPGAGAPVIRQPRPPFLPQQSPASCAPCPACPRPPPLLVPSLSLVLPCPFPLLPSNSHPLWCSPWAEPLDSMVPFFCPCSVIYCHSNPPALMEDGSSQAVPVSAVTDDPLLCPQLSSXFPQSLLLHXTPGHAGPXLLPGPVTSSLLLYPLTWLLPLTEPPGXQALPSHSKPMFLASKELGPCSASPSPTTFLRLQIIKKEEPLNIVPIFSPRNKGTFIVGFGFGTFCTRKENALFLEVRITDEQP; this comes from the exons ATGGCACACACTCCtccttgcctcggcctcctgaccTGTCATCACCACCCAGACTCTtgtccctccttccaccctttcCACCCGGCCATGGTGCCGCCCGGGATGCAGGCCACGGCACCAGGAGCTGGGGCTccagtgatccgccagcctcggcctcccttcctgccccagCAGAGCCCTGCATCCTGtgccccctgccctgcctgtccccgccctcctcccctccttgtCCCTTCTTTGTCCCTTGTCCTTCCTTGTCCt tttcctctccttccttcaaaCTCACATCCCCTCTGGTGCTCACCATGGGCTGAGCCTCTGGACTCCATGGTCCCCTTTTTCTgtccttgctctgtcatctactGTCACTCCAACCCTCCTGCCCTCATGGAAGATGGCAGCTCCCAAGCCGTCCCTGTGTCTGCAGTCACCGATGACCCGCTGCTTTGTCCCCAGCTCTCTTCTTGATTCCCACAGTCTCTGCTTCTGCA GACACCTGGCCATGCCGGCCC TCTCCTGCCCGGTCCGGtcacctcttctctcctcttgtACCCTCTGACCTGGCTGCTCCCCCTGACGGAGCCACCTG CACAGGCGCTCCCATCTCATTCCAAACCCATGTTCCTAGCCTCCAAAGAACTGGGGCCCTGTTCAGCATCCCCATCTCCCACCACTTTCCTGAGACTGCAAATCATCAAAAAAGAAGAACCTTTGAATATAGTACCGATCTTTTCCCCTAGAAATAAAGGTACATTTATTGTAGGTTTTGGTTTTGGTACATTTTGTacaagaaaagagaatgctttatTTTTGGAGGTAAGAATTACTGATGAGCAACcataa